In the genome of Amphiura filiformis chromosome 4, Afil_fr2py, whole genome shotgun sequence, one region contains:
- the LOC140149688 gene encoding galectin-3-binding protein B-like, with product MDVFKMRNAVSLCIAFALISEVSSSPWWGENSHPGGRNRDGWRGNNGDETCQNSASELRTCICDAGYYGALCDQVLTESAVRLVGSMYSNSNEGRVEVYHNGEWGTVCDVNGDNFAMVVCRQLGFQSGGVAKADAYFGHGDDHIWIRDVLCSGSENRLDECQDDGWGSGDSGCEHYEDVGVICNIGDEYMSR from the exons ATGGACGTTTTCAAAATGCGTAATGCTGTGTCGCTTTGCATTGCGTTTGCTTTGATCAGTGAGGTCAGCAGTTCGCCATGGTGGGGTGAAAACTCACACCCCGGCGGGAGGAACCGGGATGGGTGGAGAGGAAACAACGGTGACG AAACTTGTCAGAATAGTGCATCGGAATTGCGGACATGCATATGTGATGCTGGCTACTATGGAGCCTTGTGTGACCAGGTCCTGACTGAGAGTG CCGTCCGCCTTGTCGGTAGCATGTATAGCAATTCAAATGAAGGCCGAGTGGAAGTATATCACAATGGGGAGTGGGGTACGGTGTGTGATGTTAATGGCGACAATTTCGCAATGGTAGTTTGCCGTCAGCTTGGATTTCAATCTGGTGGTGTTGCCAAGGCGGATGCTTACTTTGGACATGGAGATGACCACATATGGATACGTGATGTACTCTGTTCAGGATCAGAAAACAGATTAGATGAATGCCAAGATGATGGATGGGGATCCGGAGACTCTGGATGTGAGCACTATGAAGATGTAGGGGTGATTTGCAACATAG GGGATGAGTACATGTCACGATAG